CACTGACCCTGGGCTGCTCCAAAGCCCCGGACGGCCAGGGCCAGGCCATGCCCCCCCTGCCCGTCTCAGTCCTCAGCGTCCAGCCCACCCAGGTCCCCAACGCCATTGAAATCATGGCCCAGACCGAAGGGGCCAAAGAAACGGAAGTCCGCCCCCGGGTGGGCGGCATCCTAATGAAGCGGCTCTATGAAGAAGGAGCCCCCATCAAGGCCGGTCAGCCCATGTACCAGATTGACCGGGCCCCCTACGAAATCGCCCTGGCCAACGCCAAGGCCAGCGCCGACCAGACGGCCCGGGAAGAAGCCCGGCTGAAGGGCCTGATTGCCCAGCAAGCGGTGAGCCAGAAGGAATACGACGATGCGGTTTCGGCCAATGAAATGGCCCAGGCCAATTTGCGCAACGCCCGGCTGAATCTGTCCTGGACCACCGTGGTGGCCCCGGTGTCCGGTGTCTCGGGCCGCTCCAACAAGTCGGAAGGCAACCTGCTGACCATTTCGGATGCCCAGGCCCTCACCTCCATCTACCAGACCAACCCCATCTGGGTGCGCTTCGGCCTGTCGGATAGCGACATGGCCAAACTGCCCCAGGGCCACATCACCCCGAAAAACGTCACCGGGGTGGAACTGGTCCTGCCGGACGGCACGGTGTACGACAAGAAGGGCAAGCTGAACTTCACCGCCAGCAATATCGACACCGCCCTGGGCACCCAGCAACTGCGGGCCGAATTCCCCAACGGGGATAACCGGCTGCTGCCCGGCCAATACGTCAAGGTGCGCCTGATCACCGGTATGCGGGACGGGGCCTTCCTGGTGCCCCAAGGCGCCGTGATCCAGAGCGACCAAGGGTCGGTGGTGATGGTGGCGGATGCCCAGAACAAGGTGGCCCCCCGTCCCGTGCAGACCGGCAACTGGCTCGGACAGAACTGGGTGATCCTGGGCGGCCTCAAGGCCGGTGACCGGGTCATCATCGACAATCTGATGAAGCTCAAGCCCGGTGCCACCGTGGTGCCCCATCCGCCCCAAGCGGCAGGTGCCCCTGGCGCCGCCCCTGGTGCTCAAGCCGCTCCGGCCAAGCAGCCCAAGGCCTGAGCGGAGACTAAACCATGTCAAAGTTCTTTATTAACCGCCCGATTTTCGCGGCGGTCATCTCCATCATTATCGTCATCGCCGGGATCATGGCCTCCCGGGTGCTGCCTATCGCCCAGTACCCGGACATCGCTCCCCCCACGGTGATTATTTCCGCCTCCTACCCGGGGGCTTCCGCGGAAACCCTGGCCAAGACCGTGGCTGCGCCTATCGAGGAGCAGCTTTCCGGGATTGAGCACTTGATGTACTTCAATTCCACGGCGGCTTCCAACGGCACCCTGACCATCACCGCCACCTTCGAGGTGGGTACGGATGTGGATATGGCCACGGTGAACGTCAATAACCGGGTGAAGATCGCCGAACCCCGTCTGCCCGACGTGGTGCGTCAGTACGGCGTGACGGTGCAGAAGCGTTCCAACGACATCCTGATGGTGGCTTCCATCACCTCCCCGGACGGCAGTCGGACGCCTCTCTACCTGTCCAACTACACCCTGGTGAATATCCTGGACGATCTGAAGCGCATCCCCGGGGTCGGGGACGCCCAGATTTTCGGCGCCCTGGACTACTCCATCCGGGTGTGGCTGAAGCCGGACCGGATGGCCCAGCTGGGGGTGACCACCACGGACATCGCCAACGCCATCACCGCCCAGAACAAGCAGAACGCGGCAGGTAAGATCGGCCAGGAACCGGCGCCCAACGGCCAGCAGCTCACCTTTACGGTGACCGCCAAAGGCCGCCTGGTGACCCCGGAACAGTTCGGCAATATCGTGGTCCGGGCCAAGGGTCCCCAGGGGGTGTTGTACCTGAAGGACGTGGCCCGTATTGAACTGGGCGCCCAGAACTATGATGCCTCCACCTCCCTGCTGGGCAAGCCGGTGGTGGGCGTAGGCATCTTCCTCCAGTCCGGGGCCAACGCCCTGGAAGTGGCAAGCGCCGTGCGGGCCAAGATGGAGGAACTGAAGCAGAAGTTCCCCAGCGGGGTGGATTACGTCGTCCCCTTCGATACCACCAAGTTCGTCGATGCCTCCATCCATGAAGTGGTCCACACCCTGGTGGAAGCCCTGATCCTGGTGGCCATCGTGGTGTACGTGTTCCTGCAAAACTGGCGCGCCACCCTGATTCCCATGATCGCCGTACCGGTGTCCCTGGTCGGCACCTTCGCCGGGCTCTGGGTCTTCGGCTTTTCCATCAACACCCTGACCCTGTTCGCCATGGTGCTGGCCATCGGGATCGTGGTGGATGATGCCATCGTGGTCCTGGAGAACGTGGAACGGCTGATGTGGGAAGAGAAAATGGCGCCCAAGGCGGCAGCCATTGAGGCCATGCGGGAGGTATCCAGCGCCGTGGTAGCCATTGTGCTGGTGCTCTGCTCCGTGTTCATCCCCGTGGCCTTCCTGGGCGGTATCGCCGGGGCTCTGTACAAGCAGTTCGCCGTGACCGTGGCCATTGCCGTGACCCTCTCCGGCATCGTCGCCCTGACCCTGACCCCGGCCCTGTGCGCCCTGCTGCTGCAAACCAAGCACGAGGAACACACCCTCTTCAAGCCCTTCAACCGGCTCTTTGAGCGCTTCACCAAGTCCTACACCACCACGGTGAACAAGACCCTGCACCACCGCATCATCGGCGCTACGGCCAGCACCATCATCGTCGGCGGCTGCATCCTGCTGTTCCGTCTGGTGCCCGGCGGCTTTGTGCCGGCGGAAGACCAGGGCTACCTGATCAGCGCCCTGATGCTGCCGGACGGGGCCAGCCTGCAACGGACCCGGGCCACCGGGGAGCAGTTCCGTTCCATGATCACCCAGGATCCGGGGGTGGATAAGGTGTTCGTCATCGCCGGTAACGACATTATCGGTGGCGGCGTCAAAACCAACGCGGGTACGGTCTTCATCCCCCTGAAGGATTGGGATCAACGGAAGACCGGGGCGGACGATCTGGCCAAGAAATTCACCGGCATGGGCATGATGCTGCCGGACGGTCTGGGGCTGGTGTTCAATCCCCCGGCCATCCGGGGCCTGGGCTCCGCCGGCGGTTTCGAAGCCTATATCCAGGCCCGGGGGGACAGCGATCCCATGAAGCTGGCCGGGGTCATCAAGCAGTTCATGGACGGCCTGAAGAAGCGGCCGGAGCTGGTGGGCATCAACACCTTCTTCCGCCCCACCTCGCCCCAGTATTACGTGGAAGTGGATGAAAGCAAGGCCATTTCCCTGGGGGTGTCGGTGGCGGACGTCTATACCACCCTCCAATCCACCATGGGCGCCTTTTACGTGAATGACTTCAACCTGAATGGCCGGACCTACCGGGTCCAGCTCCAGGCGGATGCCCCATTCCGTAGCAAGCCGGAAGACCTGGGCAAGATGTACGTCCATTCCGACAACGGAGACATGATTCCCGTCTCCGCCCTGATCAAGACCAAGCCCGTGGTCGGCGCGGAACAGCTGGAACGCTTCAATGGCTTCCTCGCCGCCAAGGTGCTGGGCAATTCCCTGCCCAACATCAGTACGGGGGAAACCATCAAGATCGTGGAAGAGGTGGCCAAGGAAACCCTCCCCGCCGGCTATGAGCTGGCCTGGACCGGCCAAGCCTTCCAGGAAAAGCGTACCGGCTCCACCTCCGCCATCGCCTTCGGCTTCGGTATTGTCATGGTGTTCCTGATCCTGGCCGCCCAGTACGAAAAATGGTCCCTGCCCCTGGCGGTAATCATGGCCGTGCCTTTCGCCCTCTTTGGGGCCCTGGTGGCAGTGCTGTTGCGGGGTATGCCCAATGACATCTACTTCCAGATCGGCCTGGTGGTGCTAATCGGCCTGGCCTCCAAGAACGCCATTCTGATTGTGGAATTCGCCGCCCAGAAACGGGCGGAAGGCATGGGCGTGCTGGAGGCTGCCCTGGAAGGGGCCCGCCTCCGCTTCCGCCCCATCGTCATGACCTCCCTGGCCTTCATTCTCGGGGTCTTCCCCCTGGTGATTTCCACCGGGGCCGGCGCCGCCGCCCGGAAGTCCATGGGGACGGGGGTGTTCGGGGGCATGATGGCCGCCACCTTTATCGCCACCCTGTTCATCCCCATGTTCTTCACCTGGATGACCGGTCGCAAGCCGACCCACCGGCCCGGGGACAAGACCCTGGAAAAACCGGAACAGGGCCCGGACCAAGAGGAGAAATCCGAATGAAATCCCTAAGCCAAACCCCAGCCGTCTTTCCCCTGAAGCGGGGAACGGCGGCGGCCCTGACGCTCCTGGCCCTGGCCGGGTGCGCCGTGGGTCCTGACTACAAGCGCCCCGCCACCGCCCTGCCCCAGGCCTACCAAGAAAACCAAGCCACGGCGGAAAGTACCGCCCCGGTGGAAGCCCAATGGTGGACCCTGTTCCAGGACGCCACCCTGAACGATCTGGTGCAGCAGGCCCTGGCCAACAACACGGACATGCTCACCGCCGTCGCCAAGGTAGAAGAGGCGGACGCGGTAGCCCGTCAGGCCGGTGCCGCCCTGTTCCCAGAAATCGACCTGGACGCCAACGGCAACCACAGCCGGGCCAGCCAAATGGCCAACAACCAGGTCAACAACCCGGTAACCAAGGATACCAAGGTGGGCCTCTCCACCTCCTTTGAACTGGACGTGTGGGGCCGCCTGCGCCGGGCCAAGGAAAACACCCTGGCCCTGTCCCTGGCCAGCCGCTACAACCAGGATACGGTGAAGCTTTCCCTAGCCGGTCTGGTGACCCAGTATTACCTGCAACTGCGGGCCCTGGACGCGGAACTGGCGGTGACCCGGGATGCCATCCAGACCCGGGAAACCAGCCTGAAAATCACCCAGGCCAAGCTGGCCCGGGGCCTGGTCTCCCCCATCGACGAGCAACAGGCGGTGGGCGCCCTGGCCGCCGCCCAGGTTTCCCAAGCCCAACTGGTGCAACAGCGGGCCATCGCCGAGCATCAACTGGGGGTCCTCACCGGCAAGCTGGATCTGAAGCTGGCCGCCGGGGATCTGCGCCAGCTGCCCCTGCCCCCCCTGCCCCCCGCCGGCCTGCCTTCCAGCCTGCTGGAATCCCGGCCTGACGTGCGGCAGGCGGAAGAAAACCTGGTGGCGGCCAATGCCAAGATCGGCGCCGTCAAGGCCACCCTCTTCCCCAAGCTGACTCTGACGGCGGGAATCGGCAGCGAAAGCGCCGCCCTAACCAACCTGTTTTCCTCCAAGGCGGGAACCTGGGCCCTGGGCCTGGATATTCTCCAGCCCCTGTTTGACGCGGGCCTGCGCTCCGCCCAGGTGGCTCAGGTAACGGCCCAGCAGAAACAGACCGCCGCCGGTTACGTGGCCACCCTGCGCACCGCCTTCAAGGAGGTGAATGACGCCCTGGTCACCGTGCGTCAGACCAAGGAAGCCAACACCGCGTTGGAAACCCAGGTGCAAGCTACCCGCAAGGTGCAGCAGCTAGCCACGGTACGCTATCAGGCGGGCTACGTGGCCTATCTGGACGTGCTGGATGCCCAGCGCACGGCAGACGACGCGGCCATCAGTTACATTACCAACCGTCAGGCCCAATTGCAGGCCGCCGTGGATTTGTTCAAAGCTCTGGGCGGCGGCTGGAAAGATGAACTGATCGCCAAGAGCGAAGCCCGGCCGGGCAAGGGCAGCTAAAGCCCACCGGCGGTTCCGGCAGCCCCGGACCGCCGCCCATCAACACTGGCAGCGCCCCCGCATCGGGTCTGCCGCAAAAGAAAGGGGAAGGCCTTAGCCTTCCCCCTCTTTCCCCCGAGGATCGGCCTGTGGCGGGCCGGTCCTTCTTTTCCCGGATCGTCTCCTTGCGGAGCGATCCGGTTTTTTTTTTGCCCGGATTCCCCGGTCAAGCCCCTTGTTCTAGGACGCCAGACCATCCGGACCAAGCCCGGAAACCCGGGACAGCCGCCACCTTACCCCATTCCCCGCCCCTCGGCTGGACGCCGATTAGCTACCTAGCCGGGGGAAAAAGCTTAAGAAAAGTCAGCAGGAAGGCGAAAAAGAGCGGCAAAGGGGGAAAATCGAGGGAAAAGGGCACCCAACCTGCGACACACGGCGCCATAAAGCGGACCGGAAGGCCCGAATTCCAACTTGATCCAACCCGACCCAACCCCGTACACGCCCCGTATCCCAGCCCGGCCCTGGCCCGGCCGCCTGACCGCCCTGGCAGGGAAAGCCCCAGTCGTTTCCGCAGAAAAAAGACGAACGGAGCCAGGAGCATCAAGGGCTACAGGGGGGTAACCCTTGGCCGAAGTTAGGCCGACGCTTGCCCCTTCCCCCGGCAGTCCGACAACGCCCTTCCGGCAACCCACCGGCGCTGGCACCAGCCCCCAGCAAATCTCCCCGCTAGGGAAGCCGCCCCGCCTCGCCTTAGGGCCGCCCTTCCACGCAGTAATCCAGCCGTCCCCGGGGAGCCAGATATTCCACCACGGCCAGGGGTAGGGTGCGGGGGTTCAGGGCCTGTTCCACCTTCAGATCCGCTTCTTCCAGATCCACCATGAGGGCTTCATTACGGGGAATATCCGGGTCATGGACCAGCACCAGGGGGCGCAGCAGGCGGGCCCCGTCACTTTCGATGACCAGCCCCACGGTGCCGTTGGAAAGGGCGACGAAGCTGCCCGGGGGATAAACCCCCAGGGTTTTGATGAACAGGGGCAGGAGGGCCGGGTCAAACGCTCCCCCTTCCCGCTTGAATATCTGGGCCAGGGCTTCCGCCGGGGTCGCGGCCAGCTTCAGATCAAAGGGATTGCAGAGATTGTCGTAACGGTTGGCAATGGCCGCCAGCCGGGCAAGACGGGGAATGCGCTCCCCCGCCAGCCGGTTGGGAAAACCTTCCCCGTCCCAGCGCTCGTGGTGGCAGGCAATCACGTTGCGGGCCGCCACCGCCAGGTTTTTTAGCCCGGCCACGGCCTTGATGCCGTAACCGATGTGGGCCCGGTAGAACTCTTCCTCCGGCGGGGTGCGGCTGGCCGCCCGCAGAATGCGGGGAGGGATTTCCGTCTTGCCCGCGTCGTGGAGCAGGCAGCCCAGGGCCAGAGCCCGCATTTCCTCCCCGGACAGTTCGGCGCTTTTGCCCAGGAGCAGGGCCAGCATCATCACATTCAGGGAATGGAAAGCCAGGCCCCCGTCCCGGCTCGGCTGATTCACCAGTTGAACCACCGCGCTGCGGGCTTCCAGCAGGCCGGACACCACCCGCTCCGCCAGGGCCTGGGCGTCCACCAGGGCTTCGGCGGGACGGCCGGGCAGGCGCTGGAAAACGGTTTCCAGGCGGGCCGCCTCCTGTTCGTACTGCCGTTCCCGCCGGGCCAGGGTTTCCCGCTGGTGCCGCACCCGGTCGATGCGCCGCTGCTTTTCGTCCAACATGCCCGCCAGGGCCGCCGCGCCGAAATCCAGCTCCTCCCCTGCCTCTGACTTGGCAGCCTCGGGCAGGGGCCGGGCGGTGCTGCGGCCCGGGTCCCAGACCACTTCCTTAATGCCCATTTCCCGCAGGGCCCGAATCTGCTTGGCGCTGGTCAGGCGAAATTCATTGAAGAGAAAGGGATGGCGAATCCAGCCCAGGGAAGCGAGGGAAATGAAAATGCCCGGTTGCAGGCGATCGACGCTCAAAGACGGCATGGAAGACTCGGGGAAAAAAGGGGAGCCCCGCCATTTTA
This sequence is a window from Azospira inquinata. Protein-coding genes within it:
- a CDS encoding efflux RND transporter periplasmic adaptor subunit, with translation MFRHPQRKNAPYPALAAAALVAALTLGCSKAPDGQGQAMPPLPVSVLSVQPTQVPNAIEIMAQTEGAKETEVRPRVGGILMKRLYEEGAPIKAGQPMYQIDRAPYEIALANAKASADQTAREEARLKGLIAQQAVSQKEYDDAVSANEMAQANLRNARLNLSWTTVVAPVSGVSGRSNKSEGNLLTISDAQALTSIYQTNPIWVRFGLSDSDMAKLPQGHITPKNVTGVELVLPDGTVYDKKGKLNFTASNIDTALGTQQLRAEFPNGDNRLLPGQYVKVRLITGMRDGAFLVPQGAVIQSDQGSVVMVADAQNKVAPRPVQTGNWLGQNWVILGGLKAGDRVIIDNLMKLKPGATVVPHPPQAAGAPGAAPGAQAAPAKQPKA
- a CDS encoding efflux RND transporter permease subunit, yielding MSKFFINRPIFAAVISIIIVIAGIMASRVLPIAQYPDIAPPTVIISASYPGASAETLAKTVAAPIEEQLSGIEHLMYFNSTAASNGTLTITATFEVGTDVDMATVNVNNRVKIAEPRLPDVVRQYGVTVQKRSNDILMVASITSPDGSRTPLYLSNYTLVNILDDLKRIPGVGDAQIFGALDYSIRVWLKPDRMAQLGVTTTDIANAITAQNKQNAAGKIGQEPAPNGQQLTFTVTAKGRLVTPEQFGNIVVRAKGPQGVLYLKDVARIELGAQNYDASTSLLGKPVVGVGIFLQSGANALEVASAVRAKMEELKQKFPSGVDYVVPFDTTKFVDASIHEVVHTLVEALILVAIVVYVFLQNWRATLIPMIAVPVSLVGTFAGLWVFGFSINTLTLFAMVLAIGIVVDDAIVVLENVERLMWEEKMAPKAAAIEAMREVSSAVVAIVLVLCSVFIPVAFLGGIAGALYKQFAVTVAIAVTLSGIVALTLTPALCALLLQTKHEEHTLFKPFNRLFERFTKSYTTTVNKTLHHRIIGATASTIIVGGCILLFRLVPGGFVPAEDQGYLISALMLPDGASLQRTRATGEQFRSMITQDPGVDKVFVIAGNDIIGGGVKTNAGTVFIPLKDWDQRKTGADDLAKKFTGMGMMLPDGLGLVFNPPAIRGLGSAGGFEAYIQARGDSDPMKLAGVIKQFMDGLKKRPELVGINTFFRPTSPQYYVEVDESKAISLGVSVADVYTTLQSTMGAFYVNDFNLNGRTYRVQLQADAPFRSKPEDLGKMYVHSDNGDMIPVSALIKTKPVVGAEQLERFNGFLAAKVLGNSLPNISTGETIKIVEEVAKETLPAGYELAWTGQAFQEKRTGSTSAIAFGFGIVMVFLILAAQYEKWSLPLAVIMAVPFALFGALVAVLLRGMPNDIYFQIGLVVLIGLASKNAILIVEFAAQKRAEGMGVLEAALEGARLRFRPIVMTSLAFILGVFPLVISTGAGAAARKSMGTGVFGGMMAATFIATLFIPMFFTWMTGRKPTHRPGDKTLEKPEQGPDQEEKSE
- a CDS encoding efflux transporter outer membrane subunit encodes the protein MKSLSQTPAVFPLKRGTAAALTLLALAGCAVGPDYKRPATALPQAYQENQATAESTAPVEAQWWTLFQDATLNDLVQQALANNTDMLTAVAKVEEADAVARQAGAALFPEIDLDANGNHSRASQMANNQVNNPVTKDTKVGLSTSFELDVWGRLRRAKENTLALSLASRYNQDTVKLSLAGLVTQYYLQLRALDAELAVTRDAIQTRETSLKITQAKLARGLVSPIDEQQAVGALAAAQVSQAQLVQQRAIAEHQLGVLTGKLDLKLAAGDLRQLPLPPLPPAGLPSSLLESRPDVRQAEENLVAANAKIGAVKATLFPKLTLTAGIGSESAALTNLFSSKAGTWALGLDILQPLFDAGLRSAQVAQVTAQQKQTAAGYVATLRTAFKEVNDALVTVRQTKEANTALETQVQATRKVQQLATVRYQAGYVAYLDVLDAQRTADDAAISYITNRQAQLQAAVDLFKALGGGWKDELIAKSEARPGKGS
- a CDS encoding HD-GYP domain-containing protein codes for the protein MPSLSVDRLQPGIFISLASLGWIRHPFLFNEFRLTSAKQIRALREMGIKEVVWDPGRSTARPLPEAAKSEAGEELDFGAAALAGMLDEKQRRIDRVRHQRETLARRERQYEQEAARLETVFQRLPGRPAEALVDAQALAERVVSGLLEARSAVVQLVNQPSRDGGLAFHSLNVMMLALLLGKSAELSGEEMRALALGCLLHDAGKTEIPPRILRAASRTPPEEEFYRAHIGYGIKAVAGLKNLAVAARNVIACHHERWDGEGFPNRLAGERIPRLARLAAIANRYDNLCNPFDLKLAATPAEALAQIFKREGGAFDPALLPLFIKTLGVYPPGSFVALSNGTVGLVIESDGARLLRPLVLVHDPDIPRNEALMVDLEEADLKVEQALNPRTLPLAVVEYLAPRGRLDYCVEGRP